In Callospermophilus lateralis isolate mCalLat2 chromosome 4, mCalLat2.hap1, whole genome shotgun sequence, one genomic interval encodes:
- the Slc39a14 gene encoding metal cation symporter ZIP14 isoform X2: MKLPSPALPSCFLLTLLNIWRAAPEAHASSMDMQAISATSFLENLMHRYGEGGSLTLQQLKKLLIHLNVGVDRNNATQPGQGHRNLSTCFSSGDLFAAHNFSEESRIGRSELQEFCPTILQQLDAGACTSENQENEENEQTAEGKPSAIEVWGFGFLSVSLINLASLLGALVLPCTEKAFFSRVLTYFIALSIGTLLSNALFQLIPEAFGFNPLEDYYVPKSAMVFGGFYLFFFTEKILKMLLKQKNEHHHGHNHFASETLPSKKDQEEGVTEKLQNGDLDHMIPQHRNSEPDGKAPEMDGKVIVGSLSVQDLQASQSACYWLKGVRYSDIGTLAWMITLSDGLHNFIDGLAIGASFTVSAFQGISTSVAILCEEFPHELGDFVILLNAGMSIQQALFFNFLSACCCYVGLAFGILAGSHFSANWIFALAGGMFLYIALADMFPEMNEVCQEDERKGSVMIPFVIQNLGLLTGFTIMLLLTMYSGQIQIG; this comes from the exons ATGAAGCTGCCGAGCCCAGCCCTCCCCAGCTGCTTCCTGCTGACCCTGCTGAACatatggagagctgctcctgaggCCCACGCCTCATCCATGGACATGCAGGCCATCAGCGCCACCTCTTTCCTGGAGAACCTCATGCATCGCTACGGTGAGGGTGGCAGCCTCACCCTGCAGCAGCTGAAGAAGCTGCTCATCCACCTGAATGTGGGAGTAGACCGGAATAACGCCACACAGCCTGGCCAGGGACACAGGAACCTCTCCACG TGCTTTAGTTCTGGAGACCTCTTTGCTGCTCACAATTTCAGCGAGGAGTCTCGGATCGGGAGGAGTGAGCTCCAGGAGTTCTGCCCCACCATTCTCCAGCAGCTGGATGCTGGGGCCTGTACCTCTGAGAACCAAGAGAATGAAGAGAACGAGCAGACAGCGGAGGGGAAGCCGAGTGCCATCGAAG TGTGGGGCTTTGGTTTCCTCAGCGTCTCACTGATTAACCTGGCCTCTCTCCTGGGAGCCCTCGTCCTGCCGTGCACGGAGAAAGCGTTTTTCAGCCGTGTGCTCACTTACTTCATCGCCCTGTCCATTGGAACGCTGCTCTCTAACGCGCTCTTCCAGCTCATTCCAGAG GCTTTTGGCTTCAATCCTCTGGAAGATTATTATGTCCCCAAGTCTGCAATGGTGTTTGGGGGCTTCTACCTTTTCTTTTTCACAGAGAAGATCTTAAAGATGCTTCTTAAGCAGAAAAATGAG CATCATCACGGACATAACCATTTTGCCTCGGAGACACTTCCTTCCAAGAAGGACCAGGAGGAGGGTGTGACAGAGAAGCTGCAGAATGGGGATCTGGACCACATGATCCCTCAGCACCGCAACAGTGAGCCCGATGGCAAGGCCCCGGAAATGGACGGGAAGGTCATCGTGGGCTCGCTCTCCGTGCAG GACCTCCAGGCTTCCCAAAGTGCCTGTTACTGGCTGAAGGGTGTCCGCTACTCTGACATCGGCACCCTGGCCTGGATGATCACCCTGAGTGACGGCCTCCACAACTTCATCGACGGCCTGGCCATAGGTGCCTCCTTCACTGTGTCTGCTTTCCAAGGCATCAGCACGTCGGTGGCCATCCTCTGTGAGGAGTTCCCACACGAGCTGG GAGACTTTGTCATCCTGCTCAATGCTGGGATGAGTATCCAGCAGGCTCTGTTCTTCAACTTCCTTTCTGCCTGCTGCTGCTACGTGGGTCTGGCCTTTGGCATCCTGGCCGGCAGCCACTTCTCGGCCAACTGGATTTTTGCCCTGGCTGGAGGAATGTTCTTATATATTGCTCTGGCTGACATG tTTCCTGAGATGAATGAGGTCTGCCAGGAGGATGAAAGGAAGGGCAGCGTCATGATCCCCTTTGTCATTCAGAACCTGGGCCTCTTGACCGGCTTCACCATCATGCTCCTCCTCACTATGTACTCGGGGCAGATCCAGATCGGATAG
- the Slc39a14 gene encoding metal cation symporter ZIP14 isoform X1, with the protein MKLPSPALPSCFLLTLLNIWRAAPEAHASSMDMQAISATSFLENLMHRYGEGGSLTLQQLKKLLIHLNVGVDRNNATQPGQGHRNLSTCFSSGDLFAAHNFSEESRIGRSELQEFCPTILQQLDAGACTSENQENEENEQTAEGKPSAIEVWGYGLLCVTVISLCSLMGASVVPFMKKTFYKRLLLYFIALAIGTLYSNALFQLIPEAFGFNPLEDYYVPKSAMVFGGFYLFFFTEKILKMLLKQKNEHHHGHNHFASETLPSKKDQEEGVTEKLQNGDLDHMIPQHRNSEPDGKAPEMDGKVIVGSLSVQDLQASQSACYWLKGVRYSDIGTLAWMITLSDGLHNFIDGLAIGASFTVSAFQGISTSVAILCEEFPHELGDFVILLNAGMSIQQALFFNFLSACCCYVGLAFGILAGSHFSANWIFALAGGMFLYIALADMFPEMNEVCQEDERKGSVMIPFVIQNLGLLTGFTIMLLLTMYSGQIQIG; encoded by the exons ATGAAGCTGCCGAGCCCAGCCCTCCCCAGCTGCTTCCTGCTGACCCTGCTGAACatatggagagctgctcctgaggCCCACGCCTCATCCATGGACATGCAGGCCATCAGCGCCACCTCTTTCCTGGAGAACCTCATGCATCGCTACGGTGAGGGTGGCAGCCTCACCCTGCAGCAGCTGAAGAAGCTGCTCATCCACCTGAATGTGGGAGTAGACCGGAATAACGCCACACAGCCTGGCCAGGGACACAGGAACCTCTCCACG TGCTTTAGTTCTGGAGACCTCTTTGCTGCTCACAATTTCAGCGAGGAGTCTCGGATCGGGAGGAGTGAGCTCCAGGAGTTCTGCCCCACCATTCTCCAGCAGCTGGATGCTGGGGCCTGTACCTCTGAGAACCAAGAGAATGAAGAGAACGAGCAGACAGCGGAGGGGAAGCCGAGTGCCATCGAAG TGTGGGGATACGGTCTCCTCTGTGTCACCGTTATCTCCCTCTGCTCCCTCATGGGGGCCAGTGTGGTGCCCTTCATGAAGAAGACCTTTTACAAGCGGCTGCTGCTCTACTTCATAGCTCTGGCGATTGGAACCCTCTACTCCAACGCCCTCTTCCAGCTCATCCCTGAG GCTTTTGGCTTCAATCCTCTGGAAGATTATTATGTCCCCAAGTCTGCAATGGTGTTTGGGGGCTTCTACCTTTTCTTTTTCACAGAGAAGATCTTAAAGATGCTTCTTAAGCAGAAAAATGAG CATCATCACGGACATAACCATTTTGCCTCGGAGACACTTCCTTCCAAGAAGGACCAGGAGGAGGGTGTGACAGAGAAGCTGCAGAATGGGGATCTGGACCACATGATCCCTCAGCACCGCAACAGTGAGCCCGATGGCAAGGCCCCGGAAATGGACGGGAAGGTCATCGTGGGCTCGCTCTCCGTGCAG GACCTCCAGGCTTCCCAAAGTGCCTGTTACTGGCTGAAGGGTGTCCGCTACTCTGACATCGGCACCCTGGCCTGGATGATCACCCTGAGTGACGGCCTCCACAACTTCATCGACGGCCTGGCCATAGGTGCCTCCTTCACTGTGTCTGCTTTCCAAGGCATCAGCACGTCGGTGGCCATCCTCTGTGAGGAGTTCCCACACGAGCTGG GAGACTTTGTCATCCTGCTCAATGCTGGGATGAGTATCCAGCAGGCTCTGTTCTTCAACTTCCTTTCTGCCTGCTGCTGCTACGTGGGTCTGGCCTTTGGCATCCTGGCCGGCAGCCACTTCTCGGCCAACTGGATTTTTGCCCTGGCTGGAGGAATGTTCTTATATATTGCTCTGGCTGACATG tTTCCTGAGATGAATGAGGTCTGCCAGGAGGATGAAAGGAAGGGCAGCGTCATGATCCCCTTTGTCATTCAGAACCTGGGCCTCTTGACCGGCTTCACCATCATGCTCCTCCTCACTATGTACTCGGGGCAGATCCAGATCGGATAG